In Panthera leo isolate Ple1 chromosome E3, P.leo_Ple1_pat1.1, whole genome shotgun sequence, a genomic segment contains:
- the CE3H16orf91 gene encoding protein CCSMST1, giving the protein MSRLWRAPATGAVRALRFVRGASRHLQPPPGVRAQGQPAAEAEEEDDPDRPIQFSSSKASPSRWKVQHSLGGEQQRPWWRVLPFSLSLMALVAWCFFRQETSTDRWLKQVFGEEEPEPGDRSQEPGAPTVHQART; this is encoded by the exons ATGAGCCGTCTCTGGCGTGCGCCGGCCACCGG GGCTGTCCGGGCGCTGAGGTTCGTGCGCGGGGCTTCCCGACACCTGCAGCCGCCGCCGGGTGTCCGGGCTCAGGGCCAGCCCGCGGCCGAGGCCGAGGAAGAGGACGACCCTGACCGTCCCATTCAGTTTTCCTCCAGCAAAGCCAGCCCGTCCCGCTGGAAAGTGCAGCACTCCCTGGGAGGGGAGCAGCAACGGCCCTGGTGGAGGGTGCTGCCCTTCAGCCTCTCGCTCATGGCTCTGGTGGCCTGGTGCTTCTTCAGGCAGGAGACCAGCACGGACCGGTGGTTGAAACAGGTGTTCGGAGAAGAGGAGCCGGAGCCCGGCGATCGTTCTCAGGAGCCTGGAGCTCCGACCGTCCACCAGGCGAGAACGTAG